A stretch of the Phycisphaerae bacterium genome encodes the following:
- the carA gene encoding glutamine-hydrolyzing carbamoyl-phosphate synthase small subunit produces MGTRVCKLALEDGTVFTGGAFGGAGTHVGEVCFNTSMAGYQEILTDPSYTGQIVTMTYPLIGNYGVSEEDAESRGPAVEGFVIKELARRSSNFRATLSLDEYLQRHGVVGLQGVDTRAITRKLRIQGALKGAISTEILDDAVLVERARAWIGLVGEDMVKRVMPDRPFPWTRGYESLFAMAHRKPAGRFRVVAMDCGMKLNILRNLVEIGCEVTVVPPTASAQDILAYRPTGVFVSNGPGDPEPLAYAIDTLKGLIGQVPIFGICLGHQLLALALGARTYKLKFGHRGGNQPVINLATRRVEITSQNHGFAVDTATLLKVGGVPTHENLNDRTLEGFSHEDLPIFSVQYHPEASPGPHDAIYLFDCFADMMNTGRAPTAEHMASAQARLEGKPA; encoded by the coding sequence ATGGGAACTCGCGTCTGTAAACTGGCCCTTGAAGACGGAACCGTTTTCACCGGCGGTGCCTTCGGGGGCGCAGGCACGCACGTGGGCGAGGTCTGTTTCAACACCTCGATGGCCGGCTACCAGGAGATCCTCACCGACCCCTCGTATACCGGCCAGATCGTCACCATGACCTACCCGCTGATCGGAAACTATGGTGTGAGCGAGGAGGACGCCGAGTCGCGCGGGCCGGCGGTCGAGGGCTTCGTGATCAAGGAACTGGCCCGGCGGAGCAGCAACTTCCGGGCGACCCTGTCGCTCGACGAATACCTCCAGCGGCATGGCGTGGTCGGCCTCCAGGGCGTGGATACCCGGGCGATCACCCGCAAGCTGCGGATCCAGGGTGCGCTCAAGGGTGCGATCTCGACCGAGATCCTGGACGATGCCGTCCTCGTTGAGCGGGCGAGGGCATGGATCGGTTTGGTCGGCGAGGACATGGTCAAGCGGGTCATGCCCGACAGGCCGTTTCCCTGGACCCGGGGCTACGAGAGTCTCTTTGCGATGGCTCACCGCAAGCCCGCCGGGCGGTTCCGCGTCGTGGCCATGGACTGCGGCATGAAGCTCAACATCCTGCGCAACCTGGTCGAGATCGGCTGCGAGGTGACCGTAGTACCTCCAACCGCTAGCGCCCAGGATATCCTGGCTTATCGCCCGACGGGGGTCTTTGTCAGCAACGGCCCCGGCGATCCCGAGCCGCTCGCATACGCCATCGACACCCTCAAGGGGCTCATCGGCCAGGTGCCGATCTTCGGCATCTGCCTGGGACACCAGTTGCTGGCCCTGGCCCTCGGGGCTCGCACCTACAAGCTGAAGTTCGGTCACCGCGGCGGCAACCAGCCGGTCATCAACCTGGCTACCCGCCGGGTGGAGATCACCTCGCAGAACCACGGGTTCGCGGTGGATACGGCCACCCTGCTCAAGGTCGGCGGCGTGCCCACGCACGAGAACCTCAACGATCGGACGCTGGAGGGCTTCAGCCACGAGGATCTGCCGATCTTCTCGGTGCAGTATCACCCCGAGGCAAGCCCCGGCCCGCACGATGCGATCTACCTGTTCGACTGCTTCGCCGACATGATGAACACCGGCCGGGCCCCGACCGCCGAGCACATGGCTTCCGCCCAGGCCCGCCTGGAGGGCAAGCCCGCATGA
- a CDS encoding aminodeoxychorismate/anthranilate synthase component II translates to MIVLIDNYDSFTYNLVQRIGEIDRTRAMKVYRNDQVALDQIESDKPDHLIISPGPCTPKEAGISVEAIKYFAGKMPILGVCLGHQSIGCAFGAEIVRADRLMHGKTSQIRHDGKTIFGGMSNPFTATRYHSLVIKPESCPKVLEVTARTTDNPDREIMAVRHKTMPIEGVQFHPESFLTEEGFILLANFLKM, encoded by the coding sequence ATGATCGTGCTCATCGACAACTACGACTCGTTCACCTACAACCTCGTCCAGCGGATCGGCGAGATCGACCGCACCCGGGCGATGAAAGTCTATCGCAACGACCAGGTGGCCCTCGACCAGATCGAATCCGACAAGCCCGACCATCTCATCATCTCGCCCGGCCCGTGCACGCCCAAGGAGGCCGGCATCAGCGTCGAGGCGATCAAGTACTTCGCCGGCAAGATGCCGATCCTCGGTGTCTGCCTGGGCCACCAGTCCATCGGGTGCGCCTTCGGCGCCGAGATCGTCCGCGCCGACCGTCTCATGCACGGCAAGACCAGCCAGATCCGCCACGACGGCAAGACGATCTTCGGTGGGATGAGCAACCCGTTCACCGCGACCCGCTACCACTCGCTGGTCATCAAGCCGGAGAGCTGTCCCAAGGTCCTCGAAGTCACCGCCCGCACCACCGACAATCCCGACCGCGAGATCATGGCCGTCCGCCACAAAACCATGCCCATCGAGGGCGTGCAGTTTCACCCGGAGAGCTTCCTGACCGAGGAAGGCTTCATCCTGCTGGCGAACTTCCTGAAGATGTGA
- a CDS encoding murein L,D-transpeptidase, which yields MFARSASSTHRHQRVITVLWVASALASPVSLPGAVTEWESSLRRNIAWQVALDNLGFSPGLIDGQIGFKTQIAAKEFQRVRGLPVTGELDDATAKALAVDPDAVLGKYTVEAADLAEIGPCPQSWVAKSKLVRLGHESLDDVLAEKFHCKKALLNTLNPSKSINHLKAGAQVVVPILGGRQEWPAAACLEVNLAEKIIRVIGPDRKLIALFHCSIAANKAKLPDRDAEVIRVAANPVYSFDPKMWPEVKERITEKLEIPPGPRNPVGRFWIGLSLPGYGMHGTPNPELIGKTGSHGCFRLANWDAIRLGKMVRIGLPVKFVNSPGPMALK from the coding sequence ATGTTCGCGAGAAGTGCGTCTTCCACGCATCGTCACCAACGCGTGATCACGGTGCTTTGGGTGGCCTCGGCACTGGCCTCCCCTGTCTCCCTTCCGGGCGCCGTGACCGAGTGGGAATCCTCGCTCCGTCGTAACATCGCTTGGCAGGTCGCCCTGGACAACCTGGGCTTTTCGCCCGGCCTGATCGACGGGCAAATCGGTTTTAAGACCCAAATAGCCGCTAAAGAATTCCAGAGGGTTCGAGGGCTTCCCGTGACCGGCGAGCTGGATGATGCCACCGCCAAGGCTCTCGCCGTCGACCCCGACGCGGTGCTCGGCAAGTACACCGTCGAAGCCGCGGACCTGGCCGAGATCGGCCCCTGCCCGCAGAGCTGGGTAGCCAAGAGCAAGTTGGTCCGCCTGGGTCACGAGAGCCTCGACGATGTCCTCGCCGAGAAGTTCCACTGCAAGAAGGCCCTGCTCAACACGCTCAACCCGAGCAAGTCAATCAACCACCTCAAGGCCGGTGCCCAGGTCGTGGTTCCAATCCTGGGCGGCCGCCAGGAGTGGCCCGCCGCCGCTTGCCTCGAGGTCAATCTCGCCGAGAAGATCATCCGCGTCATCGGGCCGGACAGGAAGCTCATCGCCCTGTTCCATTGCTCGATTGCCGCGAACAAGGCCAAGCTGCCCGACCGGGACGCGGAAGTGATCAGGGTCGCGGCGAACCCCGTCTACAGCTTCGATCCCAAGATGTGGCCGGAGGTCAAGGAGCGCATCACCGAGAAGCTGGAGATCCCGCCGGGACCGCGCAACCCGGTCGGCCGCTTCTGGATCGGTCTGAGTCTGCCCGGTTACGGTATGCACGGCACACCGAATCCCGAGCTGATCGGCAAGACCGGCTCGCACGGCTGTTTCCGCCTGGCCAACTGGGACGCGATCCGCCTCGGCAAGATGGTCCGCATCGGCCTGCCGGTGAAGTTCGTCAACAGTCCTGGTCCCATGGCCCTCAAGTGA
- a CDS encoding Hsp20/alpha crystallin family protein: protein MMPVFCGRTRWDDALPAAFDGLARWPRELERAIDTFLGESTPEAFRVDVRQDGDNLLFEAELPGVAREHVNVAVENGLLTIGAQFVNASDEKKGNYHVRERRSGEYSRNFKLPPTADAEKIDATLKNGILTLRIPTREEAKPRQIEVK, encoded by the coding sequence ATGATGCCGGTTTTCTGCGGACGAACGCGATGGGATGATGCCCTGCCTGCGGCTTTCGACGGCCTGGCACGATGGCCTCGCGAACTCGAGCGGGCGATTGACACGTTCCTCGGCGAAAGCACGCCAGAGGCGTTCCGGGTTGATGTTCGCCAGGACGGTGACAACCTGCTATTCGAGGCCGAGCTACCGGGCGTGGCCCGTGAGCATGTGAACGTGGCGGTAGAGAACGGCCTGCTGACCATCGGGGCTCAGTTTGTGAACGCTTCGGACGAGAAGAAAGGCAACTACCATGTACGCGAACGGCGGTCCGGAGAATACAGCCGGAACTTCAAGCTGCCGCCGACCGCGGACGCCGAGAAGATCGACGCCACGCTCAAGAACGGGATTCTGACCTTACGGATCCCGACCCGCGAGGAAGCCAAGCCCAGGCAGATTGAAGTCAAATAA
- a CDS encoding PD-(D/E)XK nuclease family protein, protein MSVRFMVGRAGWGKTWRCLESVRERLRVDAAEGNRLLLLVPEQASFQMERALIETPDLPGFTRCEVLSFQRLAYRIFAETGTDPRCGDRTIGRLGRQMAIRRLIHRERARLRLLDRVADKSGLVRQVAAAIDELMREQVEPSALTQLAEGFERENPLGAAKLGDLARLYQAYLAYLQGDRLDPAQYLNLAAERLPQCTWLGGAEVWVDGFAGFTGQEVTVLVELARQVAVMEIALLVNPAASAVQSDNLPGMTVSLFARTERTMVRLRKRFREAGVAVDEPVRLDDERPPRFRAPELARLEECLCLEGSWAQARRSSTGAIRVLELPDRRSEVEAAVAEIQRLTRAAVPPMRYRDVAVIVRDMGPYHDLLSAALGAQGIPCFIDRRRPTAYHPLIELVRALLAVATDHCRLDSVRLTLKTGLLPMSPDDADLLENYLLAQGINGRASWSEAWTGTRMFKHKDEQGRLGDPERATIERINGLRRRWLALVGPWLDVAATAKELEGRVWATALFERLDAMKAAETLHGWADRAQAVGDVDGAQMHRQVWADFVELLDEYVKALGGEWMRIGEVREAIEAGLAEFDIGLAPPTLDQVLVGAIERSRHPSMRATILLGFDRVHFPRRRSEDPLLGDTERESLEKAGVEVGSSRRRQMLDERMLAYIALTRASEYLWISYPRADADGSPVQPSPFLDPILKAVPGLEVEKVGDPRMDRSARGLTQVSELGERLALEFRYRVPRVQETDEARRRKWNALYEAARNRPEWSVTLRQLLAGLGYRNDARLRAGMVQRAVRTPFVGSVSELELYAACPFAHYARYFLRLDSRAEAELAQVDVGVYCHAIMEEFIGLLAKSGTDLADLEDADIEEGIMAAANKVEPVLADQMMLEAARHAFLAGRHRGYMARVTRWQRDFAKVGRFRPWKVELSFGYQGAKDALVLRTPKGREIQLRGRIDRVDLADLGDVLLGLVVDYKTTDARYKKLDLTDVYHGLALQLVGYLLVLRQRGHSLAGRPIQPAAAFYLPLLEGYQSVKHPSEERAFRYLWRGIADVNGLDSLDGTARANRESMYLAAQLTGEGRPYANSDLVEPEGMEKLLGHVGRRMGELADDLLDGRVDVYPYWLRRQRPCRFCHFAPFCRFEVSTQPMRVLQSFRKPAALDAMKGGGSHGS, encoded by the coding sequence ATGTCGGTTCGGTTCATGGTGGGCAGAGCAGGCTGGGGCAAGACCTGGCGGTGTCTGGAGTCCGTACGGGAACGGCTTCGCGTCGATGCGGCAGAAGGGAACCGGTTGCTGCTGCTGGTGCCGGAGCAGGCCAGCTTCCAGATGGAGCGGGCCCTGATCGAGACACCCGACCTGCCCGGCTTCACCCGCTGCGAAGTTCTGAGCTTTCAGCGTTTGGCCTACCGCATCTTCGCCGAGACCGGGACCGACCCACGATGCGGCGATCGGACTATCGGCCGGTTGGGACGCCAGATGGCTATTCGCCGGTTGATCCATCGCGAGCGAGCCCGGCTGCGGCTTCTCGATCGGGTGGCGGACAAGTCCGGCCTGGTCCGCCAGGTGGCCGCCGCGATCGACGAGCTGATGCGCGAGCAGGTCGAGCCTTCGGCGCTGACTCAACTGGCGGAAGGCTTCGAGCGAGAGAACCCGTTGGGTGCGGCCAAGCTGGGCGATCTGGCCCGTCTCTACCAGGCCTACCTCGCCTACCTTCAGGGCGACCGGCTGGACCCGGCCCAGTACCTGAATCTCGCGGCTGAACGGCTTCCCCAGTGCACCTGGCTCGGCGGGGCCGAGGTGTGGGTAGACGGTTTCGCGGGCTTCACCGGCCAGGAGGTGACCGTTCTGGTCGAGCTCGCCAGGCAGGTGGCGGTCATGGAGATTGCCCTGCTGGTGAACCCGGCCGCCTCGGCGGTGCAGTCGGACAACCTGCCGGGCATGACCGTCTCGCTGTTCGCTCGGACGGAGCGGACGATGGTCCGGCTGCGGAAACGGTTCCGCGAGGCGGGTGTGGCCGTCGACGAGCCTGTGCGGCTGGACGACGAACGGCCCCCGCGCTTCCGGGCTCCGGAACTGGCTCGGCTGGAGGAGTGCCTGTGTCTGGAGGGTTCGTGGGCGCAAGCGAGGCGGTCCTCGACCGGTGCGATCCGGGTGCTGGAACTGCCCGATCGCCGGTCCGAAGTCGAGGCGGCGGTCGCCGAGATCCAACGGCTGACGCGTGCGGCCGTTCCGCCGATGCGTTACCGCGACGTGGCCGTCATCGTGCGGGACATGGGGCCATACCACGATCTGCTCTCGGCGGCCCTGGGGGCTCAGGGTATTCCCTGCTTCATCGATCGCCGTCGCCCGACGGCCTACCATCCGCTGATCGAACTGGTCCGCGCCCTGCTGGCCGTGGCCACCGACCATTGTCGGCTCGATTCCGTGCGTCTGACACTCAAGACCGGCTTGCTGCCCATGTCGCCGGACGATGCCGATCTGCTCGAGAACTATCTATTGGCCCAGGGGATCAACGGCCGAGCGTCCTGGAGCGAAGCCTGGACGGGCACGCGGATGTTCAAGCACAAGGACGAGCAGGGCCGGCTCGGTGATCCGGAGCGGGCGACGATCGAGCGGATCAACGGCCTGCGACGCCGCTGGCTGGCGTTGGTCGGGCCGTGGTTGGATGTGGCCGCAACCGCCAAGGAGCTCGAGGGCCGTGTGTGGGCGACCGCCCTGTTCGAGCGGCTGGACGCGATGAAGGCGGCCGAGACGCTGCACGGCTGGGCGGACCGGGCGCAAGCGGTTGGGGATGTCGACGGAGCTCAAATGCACCGCCAGGTGTGGGCTGATTTCGTCGAGTTGCTCGACGAGTACGTCAAGGCGCTGGGCGGCGAGTGGATGCGGATCGGCGAGGTTCGCGAAGCGATCGAGGCCGGTCTGGCCGAGTTCGATATCGGTCTGGCCCCGCCGACGCTCGACCAGGTTCTGGTCGGTGCGATCGAGCGAAGCCGCCACCCGTCGATGCGGGCCACGATTCTGTTGGGCTTCGATCGGGTTCATTTCCCGCGGCGCCGGTCGGAGGATCCGCTGCTCGGCGACACGGAGCGCGAGTCCCTGGAGAAGGCCGGGGTAGAGGTCGGATCTTCGCGGCGCCGGCAGATGCTCGATGAGCGCATGCTGGCCTACATCGCCCTGACCCGAGCCAGTGAATACCTCTGGATCAGCTATCCCCGAGCCGATGCCGATGGCTCGCCGGTGCAGCCGTCGCCGTTCCTCGATCCGATTCTGAAAGCGGTGCCGGGCTTGGAGGTCGAGAAGGTCGGTGATCCGCGGATGGACCGTTCGGCCCGGGGCCTGACTCAGGTTAGTGAACTGGGTGAGCGCCTGGCGCTCGAGTTTCGCTACCGTGTCCCGCGGGTCCAGGAGACAGATGAGGCTCGCCGCCGGAAGTGGAACGCGCTCTACGAGGCGGCCAGGAACCGGCCGGAATGGTCGGTCACCCTCCGGCAGCTGCTGGCCGGCCTGGGCTACCGCAACGACGCCAGGCTCCGTGCCGGCATGGTTCAGCGGGCGGTGCGAACGCCGTTTGTGGGCAGCGTCAGCGAGTTGGAGCTTTACGCCGCGTGTCCGTTCGCCCACTACGCCCGGTACTTCCTGCGGCTCGATTCGCGGGCCGAGGCGGAGCTCGCCCAGGTGGACGTCGGTGTCTACTGCCACGCGATCATGGAGGAATTCATCGGGCTCCTGGCGAAGAGCGGCACCGATTTGGCGGATCTCGAGGATGCGGACATCGAGGAAGGGATCATGGCCGCAGCGAACAAGGTCGAGCCGGTTCTGGCCGATCAGATGATGCTCGAAGCTGCCCGGCACGCGTTCCTGGCCGGGCGACATCGCGGGTACATGGCTCGAGTGACTCGCTGGCAGCGAGACTTCGCCAAGGTGGGCCGGTTCCGTCCGTGGAAGGTTGAGCTGTCCTTTGGCTACCAGGGCGCGAAGGACGCCCTGGTCCTCCGGACGCCCAAGGGCCGAGAGATCCAGCTTCGTGGACGGATTGACCGGGTGGACCTCGCCGACCTGGGCGACGTGCTCCTTGGGCTGGTGGTCGACTACAAGACAACCGACGCACGGTACAAGAAGCTCGATCTGACCGACGTGTACCACGGCCTGGCCCTGCAGCTGGTTGGCTACCTGCTGGTCCTGCGTCAGCGAGGCCATTCGCTGGCCGGCCGACCGATTCAACCGGCCGCCGCGTTTTACCTTCCGCTCCTGGAAGGCTACCAGAGCGTCAAGCATCCCAGCGAGGAGAGGGCGTTTCGCTACCTGTGGCGCGGAATCGCGGACGTGAACGGACTGGACAGCCTCGACGGCACAGCCAGAGCGAATCGAGAATCCATGTATCTCGCCGCCCAGTTGACCGGCGAAGGCCGGCCCTACGCGAACTCCGATCTAGTCGAACCGGAGGGAATGGAGAAGCTGCTCGGCCACGTCGGCAGACGCATGGGCGAGCTGGCCGACGATCTGCTCGACGGCCGGGTCGACGTCTATCCCTACTGGCTGCGTCGGCAGCGGCCCTGCCGGTTTTGTCACTTCGCTCCATTCTGCCGGTTCGAGGTTTCAACACAGCCGATGCGCGTTCTCCAGTCCTTCAGGAAGCCAGCCGCGCTGGACGCGATGAAGGGGGGCGGCTCACATGGCTCGTGA
- a CDS encoding YggS family pyridoxal phosphate-dependent enzyme: MNTIRRKLAENLKRLHDRVRGACERKGRRFEDVRLIAVTKMVEIDIIRTAIEMGLADLGENRVQELIKRASMVREHLARRRRMEGPGTPAEPQWHMIGHLQRNKVRALLPWTDCIHSLDSLRLAEEISAEAVKIGKVIPLLIEINVSGEKSKGGMAVGAISHCVELLRALPGIRITGLMTMAPLVDDPEEARPHFARLRELLDDLRCERLVAPDCRELSMGMSNDFEIAIEEGATMVRVGRVLFEGVTP, from the coding sequence ATGAACACGATACGCCGCAAGCTGGCCGAGAACCTCAAACGTTTGCATGATCGGGTACGCGGTGCCTGCGAACGCAAAGGCCGGCGGTTTGAGGACGTGCGCCTGATCGCCGTGACCAAGATGGTCGAGATCGACATCATTCGCACGGCCATCGAGATGGGGCTCGCCGATCTTGGCGAGAACCGGGTCCAGGAACTCATTAAGCGAGCCAGCATGGTCCGTGAGCATCTGGCCAGACGGCGCCGGATGGAAGGGCCTGGGACGCCGGCCGAGCCGCAATGGCACATGATCGGTCACCTGCAGCGGAACAAGGTTCGGGCGCTGCTGCCCTGGACCGACTGCATTCACTCGCTGGACAGTCTTCGCTTGGCCGAGGAGATCAGCGCCGAGGCGGTCAAGATCGGCAAGGTCATACCCCTGCTCATCGAGATCAATGTCTCCGGCGAGAAGAGCAAGGGTGGGATGGCCGTCGGAGCGATTTCGCATTGTGTTGAACTGCTCCGGGCCCTGCCCGGGATCCGCATCACCGGCCTGATGACCATGGCTCCGCTGGTGGACGATCCTGAAGAGGCCCGACCGCACTTCGCCCGCCTGCGCGAGCTGCTGGATGACCTGCGCTGCGAGAGGCTCGTTGCGCCCGACTGTCGCGAGTTGTCCATGGGCATGAGCAACGATTTCGAGATTGCCATCGAGGAAGGGGCCACGATGGTCCGCGTTGGCCGGGTCCTTTTCGAGGGCGTCACGCCTTGA
- the miaA gene encoding tRNA (adenosine(37)-N6)-dimethylallyltransferase MiaA — MPIRLHLLIGCTACGKSAVGLELARRLGAEILSVDSMKIYRRMDIGTAKPTIEERARIRHHLIDIIEPSESYSLGRFIEDADRVIRETAARGRPLVAEGGTMMFVRGLVSGVFEGPPADPAYRQSLRDRAAREGSAALHTELARVDPAAAARIHPNDLRRIERAMEVYRARGLPISELQTQWCGFTGRYDCRVVAIRMPKEDLNRHINARVRQMIASGLVEEVRTLLFEPAGIGEQAAQAVGYAEIIRHLRGELSLDDAVEQIKINTRRLAKSQRTWMRRMPRIRWVDVAEGEPVEHIADRVSQSWESDEQRTMGHKG; from the coding sequence GTGCCCATTCGCCTTCACCTGCTCATCGGCTGCACCGCTTGCGGCAAGAGCGCCGTCGGTTTGGAGCTGGCCCGCCGGCTCGGTGCGGAGATCCTCTCCGTTGACTCCATGAAGATCTACCGGCGGATGGATATCGGTACCGCCAAGCCGACGATCGAGGAACGGGCCCGGATTCGGCATCACCTCATCGACATCATCGAGCCGAGCGAGTCCTACAGTCTGGGCCGGTTCATCGAGGACGCCGACCGTGTCATCCGCGAGACCGCGGCTCGCGGCCGGCCCCTGGTGGCCGAGGGCGGCACCATGATGTTCGTTCGCGGATTGGTTTCCGGCGTGTTCGAGGGGCCGCCAGCCGATCCCGCCTATCGCCAGAGCCTGCGTGACCGTGCCGCGAGGGAAGGCTCCGCCGCGTTGCACACCGAACTGGCTCGGGTGGACCCGGCCGCCGCCGCTCGCATTCACCCCAACGACCTGCGCCGGATCGAGCGGGCCATGGAGGTCTATCGCGCTCGCGGCCTTCCGATCAGCGAACTGCAGACCCAATGGTGCGGCTTCACCGGTCGGTATGATTGTCGGGTGGTCGCCATCCGCATGCCCAAGGAGGACCTCAACCGGCACATCAATGCCCGGGTCAGGCAAATGATCGCCAGCGGCCTGGTCGAGGAGGTCCGAACTCTTCTGTTCGAGCCGGCCGGTATCGGCGAGCAGGCCGCCCAGGCAGTCGGCTACGCCGAGATCATCCGCCATCTGCGCGGCGAGCTTTCCCTGGACGACGCGGTCGAGCAGATCAAGATCAATACCCGCCGCCTGGCCAAGAGCCAACGCACCTGGATGCGGCGCATGCCCCGCATCCGCTGGGTGGACGTCGCCGAAGGCGAACCCGTCGAGCACATCGCCGACCGCGTCAGCCAGTCCTGGGAAAGCGACGAACAGCGAACCATGGGTCACAAGGGATGA
- a CDS encoding GGDEF domain-containing protein, which translates to MSKEVIDRLKRSAQLPSAPGTALEVLRLCQTEDVSIGVLADTLATDPALCLRLLKYANSAMFGASKEIASVRDAVLILGLRSVRVMALGFSLVSTRDPKACKSFEFDRFWAHSVARAAAARHLAARLRIASPEEAFSIGLLSHIGKLVFAVGMPDVYPAVLQVAGGTLARAERHETACLGCSHYDLGADLLIEWGLPQYMADIIRAQSHPDTYEPDSELGRWVSLIRAATDTGDIVCKASPDYILATRRQSIINSGLIPEEEVNQVLQSVKAEFNDLVTMLSMKPGTKPRDQEIQARAGAMLNELRLSAQLQSEVAEKGQPEVRPEAATDELTGIANRRAFDQRLAEVLEESRLRGDSLVLVMMDIDSFKQFNDTFGHKTGDVVLQAVAQALLKTLRSVDLLARYGGEEFAAILPRADRLLAAQLCVRLRRAVEVCTVKHGDRSHRVTISVGAALAPVPLAGCGAKTLLQVAQAELRAAKAKGRNCCSMRQIPSQMRIASAPANPR; encoded by the coding sequence ATGAGCAAGGAAGTCATCGACAGACTCAAGCGTTCAGCCCAGTTGCCCAGTGCGCCAGGCACAGCGCTTGAGGTCTTGCGCCTTTGCCAGACCGAGGACGTGTCCATCGGCGTCCTGGCCGACACGCTGGCCACTGACCCCGCGTTGTGCCTTCGGCTGCTGAAGTACGCGAACTCCGCCATGTTCGGCGCCAGCAAGGAGATCGCCAGTGTTCGCGACGCGGTGCTGATATTGGGTCTTCGGTCGGTCCGGGTCATGGCCCTGGGTTTCTCGCTGGTGTCCACCCGAGACCCCAAGGCGTGCAAGTCTTTCGAGTTTGACCGGTTCTGGGCCCACTCCGTGGCTCGAGCCGCGGCCGCTCGTCACCTGGCGGCTCGGCTTCGGATCGCCTCGCCCGAGGAGGCCTTCTCGATCGGCCTGCTGTCGCACATCGGCAAGCTGGTGTTCGCGGTGGGAATGCCCGACGTCTACCCGGCCGTCCTCCAGGTGGCCGGAGGCACGCTCGCCCGGGCCGAACGGCACGAGACCGCCTGCCTGGGCTGCTCGCACTATGACCTGGGCGCCGATCTGCTGATCGAATGGGGACTGCCCCAGTACATGGCGGACATCATCCGGGCCCAGTCCCACCCCGACACGTATGAACCGGACTCAGAGCTGGGCAGATGGGTGAGCCTCATCCGCGCCGCCACGGACACCGGCGACATCGTCTGTAAGGCATCTCCAGACTACATCCTGGCCACCCGCCGGCAGTCCATCATCAACTCCGGCCTGATCCCCGAAGAAGAGGTGAATCAGGTTCTGCAGTCGGTCAAGGCGGAGTTCAACGACCTGGTGACCATGCTCTCGATGAAACCGGGAACGAAACCCCGCGACCAGGAGATCCAGGCCAGGGCCGGGGCCATGCTCAACGAGCTTCGCCTCAGCGCCCAGCTGCAGAGCGAGGTCGCCGAGAAGGGACAACCCGAAGTCCGGCCAGAGGCGGCCACCGACGAACTGACCGGAATCGCCAACCGCCGGGCGTTCGACCAACGGCTGGCCGAGGTCCTGGAGGAAAGCCGGCTCAGGGGCGACTCGCTCGTCTTAGTCATGATGGATATCGACTCGTTCAAGCAGTTCAACGACACGTTCGGTCACAAAACCGGCGACGTCGTGCTGCAGGCCGTCGCCCAGGCCCTGCTCAAGACCCTGCGATCGGTGGACCTCCTGGCCCGCTATGGCGGCGAAGAGTTCGCCGCGATTCTGCCCCGCGCGGACCGTCTTCTGGCTGCCCAACTTTGCGTGAGACTGAGGCGGGCGGTCGAGGTGTGTACGGTCAAACATGGCGACCGAAGCCATCGGGTAACGATCAGCGTGGGAGCGGCCCTGGCCCCCGTTCCGTTGGCCGGGTGCGGGGCCAAAACGTTGCTCCAGGTCGCCCAGGCCGAACTACGCGCGGCTAAGGCGAAGGGGCGCAACTGCTGCAGCATGAGGCAGATCCCGTCGCAGATGAGAATCGCGTCCGCCCCGGCGAATCCCCGCTGA
- the trmB gene encoding tRNA (guanosine(46)-N7)-methyltransferase TrmB: MLGIENIIVAAPGRGEKISFRTLFGDDHPVEMEIGTGKGGFLLRRAQAHPDRRFFGIEWANKICRYVADRMVRHGVTNVRLMRTDARHLVMYQMPPECVTIIHIYHPDPWPKKRHHKRRLIQPALLAAVVEILVPGGRVAIQTDHAEYFEQIRAVARGEPRLEEVAFDVPEAGVVEGRVQTNFEIKYLREGRTLYQMALRKRARSATSSEGSSHLLVRGTVAPAPDSKSM, from the coding sequence ATGCTGGGAATCGAGAACATCATCGTGGCCGCGCCGGGCAGGGGCGAGAAGATCTCGTTCCGGACCCTGTTTGGCGATGACCATCCCGTGGAGATGGAGATTGGCACGGGCAAAGGCGGCTTTCTACTCCGCCGGGCACAGGCCCATCCCGATCGGCGGTTCTTCGGAATCGAGTGGGCTAACAAGATCTGTCGTTATGTGGCCGATCGAATGGTCCGTCACGGCGTCACCAACGTCCGACTGATGCGGACGGATGCCCGTCACCTGGTGATGTACCAGATGCCGCCCGAATGTGTGACCATCATCCACATCTACCATCCCGATCCGTGGCCCAAGAAACGACATCACAAGCGACGGCTGATTCAGCCGGCGTTACTGGCCGCCGTTGTCGAAATCCTCGTTCCTGGCGGGCGGGTGGCGATCCAGACCGACCATGCCGAGTACTTCGAGCAGATCCGCGCGGTTGCCCGCGGCGAGCCTCGACTGGAGGAAGTGGCGTTCGACGTACCCGAGGCGGGTGTCGTCGAGGGGCGGGTGCAGACCAACTTCGAGATCAAGTACCTTCGGGAGGGACGAACCCTGTATCAGATGGCGCTTCGCAAGAGGGCGCGGTCGGCGACGTCCAGCGAGGGATCCTCGCACCTCCTGGTCCGTGGGACCGTGGCGCCGGCCCCAGACTCCAAGTCGATGTAA